The following nucleotide sequence is from bacterium.
ATTTTAGGTGATTAGCCAATAATATTAATGGACACAGACATTTATCACTAAGAAAGTCATAGAATAAGAATCATTTAGAAAGTTATAATCATCAAAAGAATAGACATGTTTATTAGTAGCCAATATGTGGCTTAGTTTGGAAGACTCAAATTCAAGGTGAGCAATTTTAGGTAAAGGTTATGTCAGAGCTTCCGGGAATAAATAGATTTAATAACAATCAAAACCGCGGTGTGGTGATGAGTGGCCGTTTCAATGGTCAACAGCAACACTCAGCACATTCAAGCATGCATGAAAGACTGCTTTACATCGGCGGCGGAATACTAATTTTCGCAATGGCTATTATCGTGGCTGTTGTAATTTACAGTTACAATGAAGTCGAAGCGCGACAAACATTAACTTCAAACTCAAGTGATCCTTCCGACGTTGCCTTTGGAACTATGGCTTTATTGTCTCCAGCTAAAATTATCCCAGCAGGTACAAAGCTCAACGATGTTCCATTGGTTCAAGTAAACTGGCCACGCACTGAAGTGCCTGAAGGGGCAGTGCGCGATGCTGCAGATATGCGGGATATGTATGCCAAAGTCGATCTTCAACCAAATCAACCAATTATCAAAAGTAGTTTATCTTCTGTGCCAATCATCGGCGGAGTAGCTGATATTATTCCACCAGGACATCGTGCCACGACAATCGAGGTAGATTCAACTTCGGGCGTAGAAGGTTGGGCGACTCCAGGCGCGCATGTTGACGTAATTGTCACATACCAAGACTCAACTGACGGTAAGAAAAAGAGTCAAATTGCTATCGAAGATGCAGTTGTTGTTTCTTATAATGGCCAAACTAAAGTTGGCGACACTAAGGAAGGGACAATTGGCAGATTGTCTCAGACCGCAACAGTCACCTTAGCTGTTCCGGTGATGGATGCAGTTAAGCTGCACACTGCTCGCGCGATGGGTAAAATTAGCTTGATTCTTAGAAATACGAGCGACGTCAGAAGTGTTGGCGATGCCCTAGTGACATCTACAGATTTATCAAAAGTACAACCCGACCCGAAGAAATCACTTGGCGACCCACAAGGCTTTGTCCGCTACAAAGATGGAAAAGGTGGAGAAATGCACATGGAGCTACGTGATAAAAAGTGGTGGGAACTTGCTAAGCCGACAGAACAACCTGCTCCCAGTGAATAAAAAGCATTAAGCTGGCATGCTCTAAATTGATCACTACTGCCTGCTATTCAAGTTATCCGAAAAAGTGTATTCAGGTCTGAGTGAATACTGCAGAACTCACACAAGCGCATCAAGCTGCAATTAGCCTTGCACGCGAAGTCGGGACACGACTTCGTGAGGTTCAACGTTCTAGTCAACAAATCGCACATCAATTTAAAGCTCATCAAGAAATAGTAACAGAGTTAGATCTCTGGGCTGACCAGTTGATCGTCGAACGAGTTCGACAGCTCTTCCCCAAGCATTTTGTGATTGGGGAAGAATCCTATCAAAAGACGTGTCAGGACTTAAATTCTACAATCGAACAAGTCTGTGCTGAAAAGGTTTGCTGGGTTGTCGACCCGATAGATGGCACAAGAAATTTCTATCGCCGCATTCCGCACTTTGGCGTTTCAATTGGAATTTTAGTGAACGGAGAACGCCAGCTTGGAGTTGTCTACGACCCAATGCGTGATGAAATTTTTACCGCGATCAAAGGTCAAGGTGCAAAGCTAAATGGAGTTCCCATTGCAGTTTCTGATATTGCAAAACTCGAGAAAGGGACGGTCGTTGGCTATAATGCTGCCCGGCACTTAAGCTCTAAGTGGGAGGAGTTTCATTCGCTGGGCCATAAAATGGTGCTCACTGAGACTGAAGAACGGCATTTTGGGTCTGCCGTGTTAGACCAGTGTTGGATTGCAGCAGGTAGACTTGATGCTAGTATTTTTTATCGTCTTTCGGCTTGGGATGTTGCTGCGGGGTCGCTGATTGTTGAAGAGGCGGGTGGTAAAGCTTGGAGTTTATCCAAACCACAAGCAAAAGCGTTTTCGATTTTCGATAAATCATTTGGCTTTGCTACACCGGCAATCTTTGAGGCTTGCTATGCTACTTAGCCGGCAGCGTTAAGTTCCATAAATATTCAAAAACTGAACCAAGATTTTCTGCTAAAACCTCATCGCGAATTACAGTCATCGCGTGTGGAGAAGTCCGAGTATGTAAAGTAATCACATAATATCCGACAACCCAGATTGTGGAGCTAAAAGAAATACCAGATGGCAGTGGGCGTAATTGGCGTTTATCGCCTGCATATTCCTTTGTCCTAGAGGCAATATCTTTATCTGCCTTTGTGGCATTAGAAAATAGTTTTACTCTATCGTACTGTGCATTCGGTGCATTCTTATAGCGCTTCCAATAATCTACTACCCATTCTCCATAACTTACCAAGTATGAATCATCTTGGAATCCAGTCCAAACTTTTCTGGTGCTGATTAATGCATTACGCCACATATCGATTTGATCATATAGGGCAGCCCGGACAGCTCGCTCTCCTTCGTAAATTTGAATTTTTGATTGACTAAGTGCATCTCGCCCAGAAGCCGTCTTAAGTGCTTCGGCAACTTCGCGAGCTATCGCCAATC
It contains:
- a CDS encoding inositol monophosphatase, which encodes MNTAELTQAHQAAISLAREVGTRLREVQRSSQQIAHQFKAHQEIVTELDLWADQLIVERVRQLFPKHFVIGEESYQKTCQDLNSTIEQVCAEKVCWVVDPIDGTRNFYRRIPHFGVSIGILVNGERQLGVVYDPMRDEIFTAIKGQGAKLNGVPIAVSDIAKLEKGTVVGYNAARHLSSKWEEFHSLGHKMVLTETEERHFGSAVLDQCWIAAGRLDASIFYRLSAWDVAAGSLIVEEAGGKAWSLSKPQAKAFSIFDKSFGFATPAIFEACYAT
- the cpaB gene encoding Flp pilus assembly protein CpaB, whose amino-acid sequence is MSELPGINRFNNNQNRGVVMSGRFNGQQQHSAHSSMHERLLYIGGGILIFAMAIIVAVVIYSYNEVEARQTLTSNSSDPSDVAFGTMALLSPAKIIPAGTKLNDVPLVQVNWPRTEVPEGAVRDAADMRDMYAKVDLQPNQPIIKSSLSSVPIIGGVADIIPPGHRATTIEVDSTSGVEGWATPGAHVDVIVTYQDSTDGKKKSQIAIEDAVVVSYNGQTKVGDTKEGTIGRLSQTATVTLAVPVMDAVKLHTARAMGKISLILRNTSDVRSVGDALVTSTDLSKVQPDPKKSLGDPQGFVRYKDGKGGEMHMELRDKKWWELAKPTEQPAPSE